From Topomyia yanbarensis strain Yona2022 chromosome 1, ASM3024719v1, whole genome shotgun sequence, one genomic window encodes:
- the LOC131678712 gene encoding 1-acylglycerol-3-phosphate O-acyltransferase Pnpla3-like: MAAKMNLSFAGCGFLGIYHVGVAVCFKKYAPHLLLHRISGASAGALAACCLLCDMPLGEMTSDFFRVVNEARSHSLGPFSPRFNIQTCLLEGLQKFLPPDAHERVNGKLHISLTRVYDGKNVIVSQFNSREDLLQALLCACFIPVFSGILPPRFHGVRYMDGAFSDNLPTLDENTVTVSPFCGESDICPRDNSSQMFHVNWANTSIELSKQNINRFRRILFPPRPEILSSFCQQGFDDALNFLHRNNLISCTRCLSVQSTFCVSDQPKQLEEQLLEECDPKCSECKECTQHRQNAIGGSMPDTVLTVFQTYMDQANKGLMNWVFRHRGAKLLKALSLPATLPADIVCATLAKLMVATPAIDSQLWSVSQFALKTLNSILIRMPWGHQLSANLQCQIAYTQYSGPQWLTSKGKRVSHRGSSLLDIRVDNGTELISVITGENNNELIEPHHHHRQHTKGHDETHDEDHPDYDTFNHILQAISHHDAMYAYYYMDDNNEVKVTEIFDMTEDASPAIQTVQERELNQQLEFDSDWETTQPDFLFSDPYSGNNMIDLDELLDPCLYNNHQQHHQHQQQQQYHSHTQPQSYPHTHHHQQHRRSVGCHYQPFQPQNIVEGSTELSCVQWQCSQIDIGELSSDDNYLQPEADQQQALNSEAAALLLSKPQSSSAYSLIEM, from the exons ATGGCTGCTAAGATGAATCTTTCATTCGCCGGATGCGGGTTTCTGGGAATCTATCACGTTGGAGTGGCGGTTTGCTTTAAGAAGTATGCTCCTCATTTATTGCTGCACCGGATCAGCGGGGCTTCAGCGGGAGCTTTGGCGGCATGCTGTTTGCTGTGCGATATGCCCTTAGGCGAAATGACATCGGATTTCTTCCGGGTAGTGAACGAAGCCCGCAGTCATTCGCTGGGTCCATTCAGTCCGCGCTTCAACATCCAGACTTGTCTGCTGGAGGGTCTGCAGAAGTTTCTGCCTCCGGATGCACACGAACGCGTCAACGGTAAACTGCACATCTCCCTGACCCGGGTTTATGACGGCAAAAATGTAATTGTTTCGCAGTTCAACAGTCGCGAGGATTTGCTACAGGCCCTGCTATGCGCTTGCTTTATTCCGGTGTTTTCCGGAATCCTACCACCCCGCTTCCACGGCGTTCGCTACATGGACGGAGCTTTTTCCGACAATCTGCCCACGCTGGACGAAAACACGGTCACGGTGAGTCCGTTCTGCGGCGAATCGGACATATGCCCGCGAGATAACAGTTCGCAGATGTTTCACGTCAACTGGGCCAACACTAGCATCGAGCTGTCCAAGCAGAACATCAATCGCTTTAGACGTATTCTTTTCCCCCCGCGTCCGGAAATTCTGTCATCGTTCTGTCAGCAAGGTTTCGACGATGCGTTGAATTTcctgcatcggaacaatctgaTCAGTTGCACCAGGTGCCTATCAGTTCAATCGACTTTCTGCGTTTCGGACCAACCGAAGCAGTTGGAAGAGCAATTGCTCGAGGAGTGTGACCCGAAGTGCAGCGAATGTAAAGAATGCACCCAGCATAGACAGAATGCCATTGGAGGAAGTATGCCGGATACGGTTTTGACCGTATTTCAGACCTACATGGACCAGGCGAATAAAGGACTGATGAATTGGGTGTTCAGGCATCGAGGGGCGAAACTGTTGAAGGCGTTGTCTCTTCCAGCCACATTGCCAGCGGATATCGTGTGCGCCACCTTAGCTAAACTGATGGTAGCAACTCCCGCAATCGACAGCCAGCTGTGGTCCGTGAGTCAGTTTGCCCTCAAAACCCTTAACTCGATCCTGATCAGAATGCCATGGGGACACCAGCTTAGTGCCAACCTTCAGTGTCAGATCGCATACACCCAATATTCCGGCCCGCAGTGGTTGACTTCCAAAGGCAAGCGCGTAAGTCACCGAGGCAGCTCGCTGTTGGATATCCGCGTAGACAATGGTACTGAGCTGATATCGGTGATCACTGGTGAGAACAATAATGAATTGATAGAACCACACCATCATCACCGCCAGCACACGAAAGGACACGATGAGACCCACGATGAGGATCACCCGGATTACGATACGTTTAACCACATTCTGCAGGCGATATCGCACCACGATGCGATGTATGCGTACTACTATATGGACGACAACAATGAGGTAAAGGTGACGGAAATTTTCGACATGACGGAAGACGCCAGCCCGGCCATCCAGACAGTTCAGGAGCGAGAACTGAACCAGCAGCTAGAGTTTGACAGCGATTGGGAAACGACACAGCCAG ATTTCCTCTTTTCAGACCCATACAGCGGAAACAATATGATCGACCTGGACGAACTGTTAGATCCGTGCCTGTACAACAACCACCAGCAGCACCATCAGcatcagcagcaacagcagtacCACAGCCATACCCAGCCACAGTCTTATCCTCATACGCACCACCACCAGCAGCACCGTCGCTCCGTCGGCTGCCATTATCAGCCATTCCAGCCACAGAACATAGTCGAGGGAAGCACGGAACTGTCCTGCGTCCAGTGGCAGTGCTCTCAGATCGACATCGGAGAGTTGTCCAGCGATGACAACTATCTGCAGCCGGAAGCCGACCAGCAGCAGGCCTTGAATTCTGAAGCGGCAGCACTGCTGCTAAGTAAGCCCCAATCGTCCTCGGCTTACTCGCTCATAGAGATGTGA